Genomic segment of Euzebya rosea:
ACCCCTGCGGGCCGAGAAGGCCACCGCCTGACCGCGTCCGACGAGCGCACCCCCGCCCCGCCCCCGTCGGCGCGATCGGGGCCTGCGTCGGCCATGGACGATGATCGGTGCGATCGTGTCGACCCGGCGGACGTGGTGGTCGTCGGGGCGGGCCCGGCGGCGTGGTCCGTGGCCGGCCACCTGGCCCGGGGAGGGGTGGACGTGGCCCTCGTCGCGCCCGACCCCACCCGACCGTGGCCGGCCAGCTACGGCGCGTGGGCCGACGAGCTGCCGGCCGACCTGCCGGCGGACGTCCGCGCGACCGACATGGCCGACGCCGTGGCCATCGCCCGGGCACGCCACCACCTCGGCCGGACCTACACGATGCTCTCCACCGATCGGCTGCAGGCCCACCTGACCGACCCCGCCGTCCGCACCGTCGTCGGCACCGCCCGGGGGACTCGCCGCGGCCCGACCCACACCGCCGTCGTGCTGGGCGACGGACGCACGGTCCCGGGCCGGGTGATCATCGACGCGAGCGGGGCCGGCCGGGTCCTCACCGGCGGACGGACACCAGCGCCACGCGCCGCCCAGACCGCCTACGGGCTGCTCGTCGACGGCGCCCGGGCAGCCGAGGCCGGGCAGGCGTTCATGGACTGGCGGGACGACCACGGCCACATGGGATGGCCGACCTTCCTCTACGCCGTCCCGCTCGACGGGGGCCGCCTGCTGCTGGAGGAGACGTCGTTGGCCCGCCGACCGGGGCTGCCGATCGCGGAGCTGCGCGCCCGGCTGCACGCGCGGATGGCCGCCCGCGGGCTGGACCGCGCCGTCCTCGCCGACGCCGACGCCGCCGGCGCCGTGGAGCGGGTCGCGTTCGTCGTCGACACTCCGCTGACCCGCGGGCGAGCACGCGTCGTCCCGTTCGGCGCCGCCGCCCCGATGATCCATCCCGCGACCGGGTACAGCCTGGCGGCCACCCTGCGGACCGCTCCGACGATGGCCGAGGCGATCCTTGCGCACCTGCCCGGCGACGGACGGGACGCCGCCGCGGCCGCCCGGCGAGCGATCTGGCCGACCGACGCGCGGCTGGTCCACCACCTCCGCCGGCGGGGTCTGGAGGTCCTGCTCGCGCTGCCACCCGAGGGGGTCATCGACTTCTTCGAGCTGTTCTTCGACCTGCCGCCCGCGCACCAGCGCGCCTACCTCTCCGAACGCGACGACGCCCGAGCGGTCATGGCTGCGATGGCGGCGGTGTTCGGGGCAGCCGACGGGCCGCTGAAACGCCACCTCCTCCGCTGGGGCGGGGTCCCGATCGGGGACGCCCCGGCCCCGGATGCGGCATCCCGGGCGCCGGGTGGCACGATCGTGGGCCATGAGTGACACCACCGCCTACCTGCTGACGCTGGCCTGCCCCGACGCGCCGGGCATCGTGGCCGCGGTCGCCAACGGCATCGCCGACCTCGGCGGCAACATCCTCGCCAACGCCCAGTTCAGCGAGCCGTCGATCGAGCGGTTCTGCATGCGGATGCGGTACGAGGCGCCCACGCAGGACCCCGACGAGATGGCCGCGACCCTCCGGGACGGCCTGCCGGTCGACGACGACATCGAGCTGGTCGTCCACGAGGCGGACTACCGCACTCCCACGCTCCTCATGGTGTCCAAGTACGACCACTGCCTGCGTGACCTGCTGTACCGCTGGCACGCCGGTGAGCTGCCCGTCGACATCCGCATGGTCGTCTCCAACCACTGGGACCTGCAGGAGGTGGCGGCCAACTACCGCGTGCCGTTCGTGCACGTGCCGGTCACGAAGGACACCAAGGCGGCAGCCGAGGCCAGGCTGATGGAGCTGGTCGACGAGCACGACATCGAGCTGGTCGTCCTCGCCCGCTACATGCAGATCCTCTCCGACGACCTGTGCCGGCAACTCGAGGGGCGGATCATCAACATCCACCACTCCTTCCTGCCGGGCTTCAAGGGCGCACGGCCCTACCACCAGGCGTGGGAGCGCGGGGTGAAGGTCATCGGCGCAACGGCCCACTACGTCACCGCCGACCTCGACGAGGGCCCGATCATCGACCAGGACGTCGAGCGGGTCACCCACGCCCACACCCCCGACGACCTCGCCGTCATCGGCCGCGATGTCGAGCGCATCGTCCTCAGCCGGGCGGTCCGGGCGCACGCCGAACGGCGCATCTTCCGGTTCGCCGACCGGACGGTCGTCTTCAGCTGACCCGGCCAAACCGTGTCGATCGGGCCATGCCCGAACGGCCGGTCCCGGAACCCTTGGGATCGGGGGAGCATTGAGGCCACCACCCCCGAGGAGGTAGCCATGCGCAGTCAGTACGTCGTCGTCATCGACGACATCGACAACATCGGCCCCGTGGAGGACGCGATCGTCCAGCTGGCAGTCCAGCAGGACGTGAACTTCCACGTCATCTCCACCGGCGAGGGCGAGGTGCTGGTCACCGACCAGGAGACGCCCGGACACATCCGCCTCATGTTCCTGGTCGCCAAGCTCGCGGACCGCCTGATCCGGGTGACCGGCGAGCTCGCCAGCGCGGCCGACCTGCCCGGACTGGAGGCACGCATCGAACGCCTGGAGCCCGAGCGGGTCTACGTCGCCACCCCGTCCGGCAAGCTGGACCGGATGCTCCACCGGGACATGGCCAGCCGCCTCCGCGGCCTGCTGGACGACGTCGAGGTCATCCCCCTGCCCGTCGCTGCCTGACCCTCCCCCTCGCGGGGGAGCCGCCTGGCCGTCCGCTCAGCCCTCTCGGGCGGCCAGCTCGGCAGCCAGCATGTCGCGCTGGTCGAGCATCGACGCGGGCGGGTCGACGTAGACGTGCTCGAACATCTCCAGCGGGTCGCCGTGGGGGGCATCGAACATGCCGGCCCGGAAGGTG
This window contains:
- a CDS encoding lycopene cyclase family protein, which gives rise to MDDDRCDRVDPADVVVVGAGPAAWSVAGHLARGGVDVALVAPDPTRPWPASYGAWADELPADLPADVRATDMADAVAIARARHHLGRTYTMLSTDRLQAHLTDPAVRTVVGTARGTRRGPTHTAVVLGDGRTVPGRVIIDASGAGRVLTGGRTPAPRAAQTAYGLLVDGARAAEAGQAFMDWRDDHGHMGWPTFLYAVPLDGGRLLLEETSLARRPGLPIAELRARLHARMAARGLDRAVLADADAAGAVERVAFVVDTPLTRGRARVVPFGAAAPMIHPATGYSLAATLRTAPTMAEAILAHLPGDGRDAAAAARRAIWPTDARLVHHLRRRGLEVLLALPPEGVIDFFELFFDLPPAHQRAYLSERDDARAVMAAMAAVFGAADGPLKRHLLRWGGVPIGDAPAPDAASRAPGGTIVGHE
- the purU gene encoding formyltetrahydrofolate deformylase; the protein is MSDTTAYLLTLACPDAPGIVAAVANGIADLGGNILANAQFSEPSIERFCMRMRYEAPTQDPDEMAATLRDGLPVDDDIELVVHEADYRTPTLLMVSKYDHCLRDLLYRWHAGELPVDIRMVVSNHWDLQEVAANYRVPFVHVPVTKDTKAAAEARLMELVDEHDIELVVLARYMQILSDDLCRQLEGRIINIHHSFLPGFKGARPYHQAWERGVKVIGATAHYVTADLDEGPIIDQDVERVTHAHTPDDLAVIGRDVERIVLSRAVRAHAERRIFRFADRTVVFS